Proteins encoded within one genomic window of Rhodothermales bacterium:
- a CDS encoding RNA polymerase sigma factor, which yields MDMPSSDIPQDDRALIEAFKSGDEFAFVSLYNRYKAAVYAFCVKMLLNREQARDAMQETFLRVYENRERLIKTDSFRSWLYTIARNQCLNQLRRNNWQVAFEPQHEESPSLRPDRETPIQELEKSEQIELVNRYLATLKPDYREVIVLREYQNLTYEEIAAITRSSLSAVKSRLFKARRTLAKYLEDALGSEAPKIGVE from the coding sequence ATGGACATGCCATCGAGCGACATACCACAGGATGATAGGGCGCTGATTGAAGCGTTCAAGTCGGGCGACGAGTTTGCGTTTGTCTCGTTGTACAACCGCTACAAGGCTGCTGTCTACGCCTTCTGCGTCAAAATGCTCCTGAACCGTGAACAGGCTCGCGACGCCATGCAGGAGACCTTTCTCCGTGTGTACGAGAACCGCGAGCGCCTGATTAAAACGGATTCGTTCCGATCCTGGCTCTATACGATCGCGCGGAATCAGTGCCTCAATCAGCTGCGCCGCAACAACTGGCAGGTAGCCTTCGAACCCCAGCACGAGGAATCGCCCTCGCTCCGTCCCGATCGCGAGACACCGATCCAGGAACTGGAGAAAAGCGAGCAGATCGAGCTGGTGAATCGCTACCTGGCGACGCTGAAGCCGGACTATCGCGAAGTGATCGTTCTCCGGGAATATCAAAACCTGACCTATGAAGAGATCGCCGCAATCACCCGCAGTTCACTCAGTGCGGTAAAATCGCGGCTCTTTAAAGCTCGGCGGACACTGGCCAAATACCTCGAGGATGCGCTTGGGAGCGAAGCTCCCAAGATCGGGGTGGAGTGA
- the gltX gene encoding glutamate--tRNA ligase → MTDVRVRFAPSPTGLLHIGGLRTALYNYLFARRHGGTFVLRIEDTDQERFVDEAEQDILDALAWAGLSYDEGPRIGGPFGSYYQSERKAFYKEQVDRLLAEGHAYFAFDTPEELQAMRDRLTSGENPNPRYDAETRLAMRNAFTLPASEVKARVDAGEPYVVRLNVPQGQTIQFNDIIRGTVVFKSSEIDDQVLMKSDGLPTYHLANVVDDHLMRISHIVRGEEWLPSTPKHILLYRSLGWEPPQMAHLPLILSPNGGKLSKRNADKMGIPVNVRQYRELGYEPEALVNYLAFLGWNPGDEREVFNLPDLIDAFSLERIGKGGTQYSPDKMNWYNQQHLRQMDDASLAGRVRPYLDAAGLTAEPAYVERVAGLMKDRITFLHELASTWRFFFEEPQAYDPDGVAKRWKEDSADLLAAYATRLEEAPAFTAAVCEEQLRELAESREAGAGRIIHPVRLAVSGITNGPSLFEMLEVLGRETCVRRMRVAIERLAA, encoded by the coding sequence ATGACTGACGTGCGGGTGCGCTTCGCGCCGAGTCCGACGGGGTTGCTGCATATCGGAGGGTTGCGGACGGCGCTCTACAACTACCTGTTCGCCCGCCGGCATGGCGGGACGTTCGTGTTGCGTATCGAGGATACGGACCAGGAGCGGTTCGTGGACGAGGCGGAACAGGATATCCTCGACGCCCTCGCCTGGGCCGGCCTCTCCTACGACGAGGGTCCGCGGATCGGCGGCCCGTTCGGATCCTACTACCAGAGCGAGCGCAAGGCGTTTTATAAGGAGCAGGTGGACCGCCTCCTGGCGGAAGGGCACGCCTATTTTGCCTTCGATACGCCCGAGGAATTGCAGGCCATGCGGGATCGGCTGACCTCGGGCGAAAACCCCAACCCCCGCTACGACGCCGAGACGCGCCTCGCCATGCGGAACGCCTTCACCCTGCCGGCCTCGGAGGTAAAGGCCCGCGTGGATGCCGGCGAGCCGTATGTCGTGCGCCTGAATGTGCCCCAGGGCCAGACGATCCAGTTTAACGACATCATCCGCGGGACGGTCGTCTTCAAGTCCTCGGAGATCGACGACCAGGTCCTGATGAAATCGGACGGGCTGCCGACCTACCACCTTGCGAATGTGGTGGACGATCACCTCATGCGGATATCCCACATCGTGCGCGGGGAGGAATGGCTGCCCTCGACGCCGAAACACATCCTGCTCTACCGGTCCCTGGGCTGGGAGCCGCCGCAGATGGCGCACCTGCCGCTCATCCTCAGCCCCAACGGCGGCAAGCTATCCAAGCGCAATGCCGACAAGATGGGCATCCCGGTCAACGTGCGCCAGTATCGCGAACTCGGCTACGAACCAGAGGCGCTCGTCAACTACCTCGCCTTTCTGGGCTGGAATCCGGGCGACGAACGCGAAGTGTTCAACCTGCCGGATCTGATCGATGCGTTTTCGCTGGAACGCATCGGGAAGGGAGGAACGCAGTACAGTCCGGACAAGATGAACTGGTACAACCAGCAGCATCTGCGCCAGATGGACGACGCATCCCTCGCCGGCCGCGTGCGCCCGTATCTCGATGCCGCCGGCCTCACGGCAGAGCCCGCGTATGTCGAACGGGTCGCCGGCCTGATGAAGGATCGCATCACGTTTCTGCACGAGCTGGCATCGACCTGGCGCTTCTTCTTCGAGGAGCCCCAGGCCTACGATCCGGATGGCGTCGCGAAACGGTGGAAAGAGGATTCGGCCGATCTGCTCGCCGCCTATGCGACGCGGCTGGAGGAGGCGCCGGCGTTCACGGCCGCGGTATGCGAGGAGCAGCTGCGCGAACTGGCGGAGTCGCGCGAGGCCGGTGCCGGCCGGATCATCCATCCGGTCCGTCTGGCCGTAAGCGGCATCACCAACGGCCCGAGCCTCTTCGAGATGCTCGAGGTGCTGGGGCGGGAGACCTGCGTGCGCCGGATGCGCGTCGCTATCGAGCGGCTCGCGGCCTGA
- a CDS encoding zf-HC2 domain-containing protein: protein MSTESNRPLAHAADINDDTALEALNLFVDGELGLNEQGPLFAHLAECVSCRRDLEHIMRFRRMSRSEHLVVPPSVDDGFFKKLDALRVSSIRHNRADDRRSVWQRKAPVSFRAAVITAVLVFLTGLLFPSNTPDYARPGYVVGADETIEFPDVSLTPTALATLYVFYPGVTVEAAQHDD, encoded by the coding sequence ATGTCTACGGAATCCAATCGACCGCTGGCCCATGCCGCGGACATCAATGACGATACGGCGCTGGAAGCGTTGAACCTGTTCGTCGACGGCGAACTGGGGCTGAACGAACAGGGGCCGCTTTTTGCGCATCTGGCGGAGTGCGTCTCGTGCCGGCGCGATCTCGAACACATCATGCGCTTCCGGCGGATGAGCCGCTCTGAACATCTCGTCGTCCCGCCCTCGGTCGACGACGGGTTTTTCAAGAAGCTCGATGCCCTTCGCGTGTCCTCGATACGCCATAACCGCGCCGACGACCGCCGGTCCGTGTGGCAACGCAAGGCCCCCGTCTCGTTCCGCGCGGCGGTGATCACCGCGGTGCTCGTCTTCCTCACCGGCCTGCTCTTCCCCTCGAACACGCCCGACTACGCCCGCCCCGGCTATGTCGTCGGCGCCGACGAGACGATCGAGTTTCCCGATGTGAGCCTGACGCCCACGGCGCTCGCGACGCTCTACGTCTTTTACCCCGGCGTCACCGTCGAAGCCGCCCAGCACGACGACTGA